AAAAATAGAAAAATAGAAAGAAATATGAAAATATTAATAAAAATTATAATTCTATTTCTAAAGCTATAGGACAATGGTCGGAACCCATTATGTCAGATTTGATATAAGACGCCTTCACATTGTCTTTAAATTCCTCATTCACAAAGAAATAATCCAAACGCCATCCCACATTTCTTGCTCGGGCACGGGTTCTATAGCTCCACCAAGTATATTGATCTCTCTCATTTTCATGGAACATTCTAAATGTATCAATATAACCATTATCCAAGAATTTGCTTACCCATTCCCTTTCCACAGGCAAGAAACCGGAAACATCCTCATTCTGTTTTGGCCTAGCAAGGTCTATTTCCTTATGGGCAGTGTTCAAGTCACCACAAATCACCAAATTGTGACCTTTATCCCTTAAATCGTTAGCATAATCAAGGAATGCGTCATAGAAATCAAGCTTGTATTGCAATCTCTCTTCCCCACTGCCACCATTAGGATAGTAAATGTTTAAAAGGGTAAAACCATCAAAATCCAATCTTTGAAGTCTCCCTTCTATATCAAACTTTTCAATTCCCATGCCAGAATAAACCTCTTTAGGCTCAATGGCTGTATAAGTGGCTACGCCACTGTATCCCTTCCTTTCTGCAGAATTGAAATAGCTGGTGTAATCAGGAATATTGACCAGTTTTTTAGGCAATTGATCCACTTGAGCCTTGGTTTCCTGAAGGCAAACAACATCTGCCTTTTCCTCATTGAACCAATCAATAAAACCTTTCTTATGAATGGCTCTGATTCCATTTACATTCCATGAAATAAGTCTAATAGAAGCCATAGAATCACATTTAGTCAAACTTAACTCCTTCTTCCAAAGGCACTTCCCTTAACCAGCTGATATCGCTTTTATAAAGCATTCTGATGTCAGAGAGATCATATCTAATCATTGCTAAACGTTCAATACCTAAACCGAATGCCAATGCTGGAGTGTTGATGCCTAAAGGCTCCAATACTTCAGGTCTGAACATTCCACATCCACCAAGTTCAATCCAGCTTTCCTTCTCTTCCAAATAGATTTCACATTCAGTGGAAAGATAGGTATAAGGGAAATAAGCAGGTCTGAATCTCACTTCAAATCCTAATTTCTTATAG
The Methanobrevibacter sp. DNA segment above includes these coding regions:
- a CDS encoding exodeoxyribonuclease III — protein: MASIRLISWNVNGIRAIHKKGFIDWFNEEKADVVCLQETKAQVDQLPKKLVNIPDYTSYFNSAERKGYSGVATYTAIEPKEVYSGMGIEKFDIEGRLQRLDFDGFTLLNIYYPNGGSGEERLQYKLDFYDAFLDYANDLRDKGHNLVICGDLNTAHKEIDLARPKQNEDVSGFLPVEREWVSKFLDNGYIDTFRMFHENERDQYTWWSYRTRARARNVGWRLDYFFVNEEFKDNVKASYIKSDIMGSDHCPIALEIEL